The Rhipicephalus microplus isolate Deutch F79 unplaced genomic scaffold, USDA_Rmic scaffold_14, whole genome shotgun sequence genome contains a region encoding:
- the Noc2 gene encoding nucleolar complex protein 2, with protein MALTKTQKLQKKQLSDVTVEEFMAGGFSSDSDDDHAATASEPNGGSLGSGTDRLPGAKPKRLLKRKKQRPDEKLQASSARKVVPKKPRNAAKKEASPKRDCLADSDSYSDVDGVESSEEESDVDIEKQKEIVRKLKETDPDFYQYLEEHDKDLLDFYTAEEVDDEEEPEEVPPKKKQLLKLEDIDRFSRDLQTKPELRKIADVVDCFKAAVLQAEGDDVGTDSKKHTSPFKVEGQITFNAVVKLCLSDLVPALHQVLRLQEPAVVQDDSKSFDPTKSHSWKKASVVVKTYLMNVVKLITAVTEPQLVSVLLRHILFLVPYYVAFPQVAKALLKRLVQLWCEAEESVRVVAFVCLIRTIRGLPHNYHDNVLKHMYMSYVRNCKFTSPTTWPLINFMKRSLVEAYSGDESLAYQHAFLYVRQLAIHLRNAMTVRKKDTCKAVYNWQYIHCCLLWCHLLGTVSPSKLLQPLVYPLVQTMVGTIQLIPAAKYVPLRFHLVRGLMQLSSCTAVFIPVMPHLLEACTVVNFGQKHSATSMRPLELSCILRVSPAQMKESGFRDAVIETFYELVLEYLSTVSHSVAFPELVLPALVYLKEFSKKCKVANYTKKLKQLAEKMEENCRFIENRRTSCNIALGDAQALDNLEQRWKHEGTPWSRFYEQWSKLRNQRQETALHGKVLTKLPESDSDSDDGRPRRKKKGAKKRDHPKQKEEKDAGASKYSEVAIKGDTDIVQDMTLSSTSEEDMTSDGEDFDETD; from the coding sequence ATGGCCCTAACGAAAACGCagaaattgcaaaagaaacagCTTAGTGATGTTACCGTCGAAGAGTTCATGGCTGGAGGATTTTCCTCGGACTCCGATGACGATCATGCTGCCACTGCAAGCGAGCCCAACGGCGGGTCTCTCGGCTCTGGCACTGACCGGCTGCCAGGGGCGAAGCCGAAAAGACTTCTCAAACGTAAGAAACAGCGCCCCGACGAAAAGCTGCAAGCGAGTAGCGCGAGAAAAGTGGTGCCGAAGAAGCCGCGCAATgcagccaaaaaagaagcgagtcCGAAGCGCGACTGCTTGGCAGACTCGGACAGTTATTCGGACGTCGACGGCGTAGAGAGTAGCGAAGAAGAGTCCGACGTTGACATCGAAAAGCAGAAAGAAATAGTGCGGAAGCTGAAGGAAACCGACCCCGATTTCTATCAGTACCTGGAGGAGCACGACAAAGACCTGCTCGACTTCTACACCGCCGAGGAAGTGGATGATGAAGAAGAGCCCGAGGAAGTGCCCCCCAAAAAGAAGCAGCTACTCAAACTCGAGGACATCGACCGCTTTTCGAGAGACTTGCAGACAAAGCCCGAGCTGCGCAAGATCGCGGATGTGGTCGACTGCTTCAaggcggccgttttgcaagcagAGGGAGACGATGTAGGCACAGACTCCAAGAAGCATACGAGTCCTTTCAAAGTCGAAGGGCAAATCACATTCAATGCCGTCGTCAAGCTTTGTCTCAGTGACTTGGTGCCTGCATTGCACCAAGTGTTGCGTCTGCAGGAGCCCGCAGTTGTTCAAGATGACTCCAAGTCGTTTGACCCAACCAAAAGCCACAGCTGGAAGAAGGCCTCGGTAGTCGTGAAAACTTACCTCATGAACGTCGTCAAGCTCATCACCGCAGTGACTGAGCCACAGCTCGTATCGGTGCTCCTGAGGCACATCCTATTTTTAGTCCCGTACTATGTCGCCTTCCCGCAAGTCGCCAAGGCACTTCTAAAGCGTCTTGTGCAACTCTGGTGCGAGGCAGAAGAGAGCGTTCGTGTTGTTGCCTTTGTCTGCCTCATCCGCACAATCCGTGGCCTCCCACACAACTACCATGACAATGTGCTGAAGCACATGTACATGTCTTACGTACGCAACTGCAAGTTCACCTCGCCCACTACGTGGCCTCTCATTAACTTCATGAAGCGTTCACTCGTTGAGGCTTATTCTGGAGATGAGAGCCTGGCCTATCAGCATGCCTTCCTCTATGTCAGGCAGCTTGCCATTCACCTCAGGAATGCGATGACTGTTAGAAAAAAGGACACCTGCAAGGCCGTCTACAACTGGCAGTACATCCACTGCTGCCTCCTTTGGTGCCACCTTCTGGGGACAGTGTCACCAAGCAAATTGCTCCAGCCGCTCGTCTATCCGCTAGTCCAGACGATGGTAGGCACCATTCAGCTGATTCCAGCTGCGAAGTACGTTCCATTGAGGTTCCACTTGGTTCGTGGTCTCATGCAGCTGTCGTCCTGCACAGCCGTCTTCATTCCAGTCATGCCCCATCTCTTGGAAGCGTGCACAGTTGTCAATTTTGGCCAGAAGCACTCTGCAACGTCCATGCGACCTCTGGAGCTGAGCTGCATATTACGTGTGTCGCCGGCACAGATGAAAGAGAGTGGATTCCGTGACGCCGTTATCGAGACCTTTTACGAGCTCGTCCTGGAGTACCTCTCCACTGTCTCCCATTCAGTGGCCTTCCCAGAGCTGGTTCTGCCAGCCCTGGTCTACCTTAAGGAGTTCTCCAAGAAATGCAAGGTTGCAAACTACACAAAAAAGTTGAAGCAACTTGCAGAGAAGATGGAAGAGAACTGCAGGTTTATTGAGAATCGCCGCACCAGCTGCAACATTGCGCTTGGTGACGCTCAGGCGCTGGACAACTTGGAGCAGAGGTGGAAGCATGAAGGGACTCCTTGGAGCAGGTTCTACGAGCAGTGGAGCAAGCTGCGAAACCAGAGGCAGGAGACTGCTCTTCATGGCAAGGTGCTGACAAAGCTGCCGGAATCCGACTCGGATTCTGATGACGGAAGGCCAAGACGGAAAAAGAAGGGAGCAAAGAAAAGAGATCACCCTAAGCAGAAAGAGGAGAAGGATGCTGGTGCGAGCAAATACAGCGAAGTAGCTATCAAGGGGGACACAGACATCGTGCAGGACATGACTTTGTCGTCAACTTCTGAGGAGGACATGACCAGTGATGGTGAAGACTTCGATGAAACAGACTGA